The DNA sequence CTCTAGAAATTATGAGTTAAAATTAAAGTTAATAAATGAGCAACTGGAACAACCTTTGATTGAAAGGTCAAAGAAGAAAGAAATGGAAATAGGATGATCACATAAACCTCACAAGTGTACTCCCAAAAAGACATAAGGTGATCACATAAACCTATATGCGTCTTCCCAAAAGAACATAGAGCCGTTGATATGGGAAACATTATTACTTAAAACAggtatataattcttttaataCAGATTAGTAATAGTACAAAATAATGGAGTTTAGATATATTTGTTGCTTATAAGGTGGTTGATATTATTGCTTCTGTACAAATAAACTGTCATACTGTCATAGAGAAATGTAGATTAAAGGTTGAGAGTattaaaatgtcaaaaaaatgtcaagagagaaaaagaaatttaatgatTTATAGCAAGAAGAAAGAAATGATTAACTATACATATCGGAGATGATGATAGTGACTAGGATGGTGTTGAATATAAGGtgaagataataaaaaattactccttcagtcccaaaatacatgtcacttttgacttttaactagtcaaattgactatagtTTGACTgcaatttatatgtattatataattgcaaaaaattaacaaaaaaatgtcattagaaaatatatctagTTTATTATAAGATATAActttttatgtttaaaaataataaagaaataattttttatatatagtcaaagatgagtcaatttgactaggtaaaagttaaaagtgacatgtattttgggacggagggagtattacattACTCATAATAggaatccttatatatatatatatatatatatatatatatatatatatgcacttgCTCAAATAAGAACTTTTCTTAAAAtcagaaccgtgagaactttcttaatttatcaaaatctcattcatttgaagggccccgccaggggcaccttcacaaaaaatgtatatcattaaggtctccacctagctagccgaaaaaaaaaatcaaaaaaaaaatcattgatgacgtggcagtggactttttttttgattttttttttactagctagggagagactagttttatatacattttttatattgggtacccactagtttgctgtttagattagtcaaaatatgataaattaaggaagttctcacggttctcattttaagaagttctcactatagtaaccctctatatatatataccaccaaaaaaaaaaaaaaaaccctctatatatatatatatatatatattggcacGCACGTGTGATGACTTGTTAGTACTTGTGATTCAtagtatatatctatataagcATAAGAATTAAGTCTTGTAACACAAGACCAGACTTGTTAGAATGTTTTCCACCTTATAAAGAGATACAACCAGTAacactaaaatttataacttaatactccctccgttcctttttagttgtcacatttctatttatgttggtcaaattgactaagttttgaccaaGGATTATAAgccactctttcattattttaaaaaactgaaaattacatcttaaagtagattaaaagttatttccgttgacatatttttttattttttcaattgataaaatattagtaagtcaaactttggtcaatttgaccgacacgaaaccaaatgtgacaactaaaaagagacaggggacggagggagtatcaagcAGACAGTTGTTTATATTTGAGACCAGGAAGCTATGTTTGTAAAACTATTTTAATGTGCGCCTACATTTTACTCAAATATCCGAATGCAAAGATATTGTTGTAACTTGAATATATTCCTACAAATCTACAATCCCTGTACTCTGCTTTTGGATGTAATCTGACCTTAATCTCCATTATGATTGGTACTGCAGCCACTTGTGCTACTCTAGGGGTGTTGTTGGCTACTACATGGTGGTTGTACAAAGTAATAAGACGAAGAAAACTACGTAAACAGCTTAAGAAGAAGTTCTTTGAGAGAAATGGTGGTCTGCTATTGCGTCAACAAGTATCTTCTAGTGAAGGTAACATGGAGACAAGCAAATTATTTACTTCAAAGGAGTTAGAGAAGGCAACTGACCGCTATAATGTAGATCGGATCGTTGGACAAGGAGGACTGGGTACTGTCTATAAAGGAATGTTGACAGATGGAAGAATTGTTGCCGTGAAAAAATCCAAGATAGAAGATGAAAGCAAACTTGAACATTTCATTAACGAGGTTGTTATTTTATCACAAATAAATCACAGAAATATTGTAAAGCTATATGGATGCTGCTTGGAGACAGAGGTCCCTTTACTCGTTTATGAGTTCATCCCCAACGGAACACTTATGCAGTATATCCATGACGATAATGAGTACTTTCCTCTTACATGGGATGCCCGTGTACGTGTAGCCACAGAAGTTGCAGGAGCTTTATACTATTTACACTCTGTTGCATCAATTCCAATATATCATCGAGATATCAAGTCAACAAATATACTTTTGGATGAGAAGTACAGAGCAAAAGTGGCTGACTTTGGAACATCAAGATCAATTTCTATTGATCAGACTCACCTGACAACTAGAGTACAAGGCACATTCGGTTACTTGGATCCTGAATATTTCCAGTCAAGCCAATTTACAGATAAGAGTGACGTTTATAGTTTTGGAGTAGTTCTTGCGGAGCTTTTGACAGGAAAAAGACCAATTTTGGTAGCTAGACTTGACAATGAAGCACGAAGTCtagcaacaatttttttaatggcAATGGAAGAAAATCGCCTAGAAAAAATTCTTGATTCGCGGATTACCGATGACGGAGCAAAGGAACAGATGATTGGATTTGCTAACATTGCATATAGATGCTTAAACTTGAATGGGAGGAGAAGGCCAACAATGAAAGAAGTTGTCGCTGAGCTTGAGAGTATCAAAAATACACATGGATCAGCAACTGTTCGACAACACTCTAaagaatttgaatataaaataaatgaactAAGCGGGTCTTGGGTGTCGGACTTGACTTCAACTTCTTCTCGTTCCACTGTATATAAGAGTCTCTCTGTAGATACTGAGCCTCTGATGACAAACCAGTGATACCAAGATGCTGAATCGAAAGCATTTATAGCGACATCATGTTCTATTTGAACATTCGAATAATGTAAATCAAGTATTGATGTATGAACTGATTATGAGAATGAAGGTAATTAACTACACTTGGTTATCCTCACGCAACTTGTGTTTTGAGGGTTGCATAAAATCTTACAGTATGAAAATTgtaactaataaaaaaaaaaaggagaccTAAAACTCAAAGATCAAAAAAAGACTAACCTATAGATTCTAAAAGCTGCTTCCTCTGTGGCGGTACTCTCATATTTCAGCAGACGTTGCTGATCTCCAAAAgcataaaataaatcaaatgaaactacaattatTCGCTCTACCTGCTGATCTGGTAATGACTAACTGAAGCAAACTAACAGGTTCTGAAGGAAACTGAAATCGAGCCTTCTGCAGGGTGGAGCAGTGCTTAGAAAAGATAGAGTTAATATAACAGCAGGGTGCTAGTCTGCTAGACATCGGCAGACTAACAAAATTGATTGAGATTGAGCTAGACTAGCAGTCATCTTCTTAAGTAGCACCAATTTCTACTAATTTACTACCAATTTCTAGTTAAGTAGTACTTCCAAGGTGCTGGAGATGCCAGTTCCTCGCGATCCTTTCTGCTTGGCAATCTGAATTGAGCCTTTTTGAGCTCATTCACTGCTTGGCAATTTCATACGGTATGTGTAATGGATTTTATATCAAAGTGCCCACTATGCCAAAAACAACTATTATGTGACCACCGATCCCTAGGGGCACTCATTTTAGCTAATGGAATCATCATATATATCACTATTTTAAGTTTTGAGACATAATAAATCACAAAACATAACCGAATATGTGTGAGCCATATGGATGACAAAAATAAATAGCGATTATAGTGGTTTaactttttctaatttattattctcaaatacatgttaatataaatttatttcagaatgatatgttttattttaataaaattgttatgtttttatataatttttaatgaaaaagaaaaaatatccAGTACcatcatatataattagttTGTTTGTAGGGTCTTTGAACTCATGAAAACTTaaaattctgaatttataattattttagacaTTTAATAGATAAATGTTATATGTGTGACGCTAGTTGGAGTTCTTATATGTCTAAATATTtgacatattaatataaaagtGTAATAAAACTTTTATGATAatcttaattcaaaattaatttgttacTAAACTTTTTTCTacaatatgttattattatggTGCATTAGGCGGAGTTTGCCTTTGCCATAATCATGTTATCACGACCTTCTTCGTCTTTAATACAATCTTGTGAGCAACTCAACTCCgtatttatataaattcttaAATATGAAAggagtttttcaaaattattttataaattaaattatttgtgttttaaaaattaaaacgaatagtTTGCCCGAGATGTAATATTTTGTTGACAGAATTGTGATTACATTGCAAAATCCTCGCCCATATAAGAGTATTCATAAGTTGTATGATAATTATTatctaataaataaaattattattaataaaatacttatatgataatgatgaaattttgatattttgataattcTGGTGTTTCAGATATATATTCTGCTAATTGGTTTTGATTATTAGTAAAGAGCATGGATTAGGTGAAAGTATCTCTCttttcaaaatcatatttctattttattttattttttgcaaggattttcaaaatcatattagttagataaaaatatagatCAATTCAAGCACGCCCCAACATTCAAATAAATTCTTCCTTCACAGAATATCATAAAAATTCTTCCTTCGTAGAATATCATAAAGACGttattatgataataatttattcccagatcttattaaaattgaaataatattaaataaaaataataacaattatagaaaattattcaaaacactatcttcttgaaagtgttttaaaaatactatcattttgaacttattttcaaaattactacttctcaaattttattttcaaaaataaggttTGCAACTTTcacttaatttaaaaaaaaaaattgatttataggATGAATTTAGTTGATTCGAGTTTATTCAGACAATGATAGACTTCTGTCTACGGTATAATCACAATCcattgaaaatgaagaaacaaTTAATTGTTGTGTGTTGATGCAATGTAATGTAAGAGAAGCTTGGAAAGTGAAACTCTTGTATTAGTGTTCTTTGTTCTCTATTAATTGCATGCCCAAGAGCTAGATATATAGAGTAAGTAATGTACCAAAAGTCTATGTTACAAAAATAAACTGTCTGCTACTTATGGTATTGCTAAACTGCCAACTATAATTGTCACAAAAGTCTAGTATAGCTGTTAGTATAAAGTAAGAATATGAACATAACAATTGTCACAAAAGTCTAGTATAGCTATTAGTATAAAGTAAGGATATGAACATGACAATTGTCACAAAAGTCTAGTATAGCTGTTAGTACAATTGTCACAAAAGTCTAGTCTAGTATATTTCAACACCCCCTCAAATTGTGCTACCTCCAGATTCCGTTCCGGTGCCTCCTCCGTTGTGTACATGTGTCTTGCGGTGTTgctgctggatgggagcctacaaaacaacacggaaggggggtttgagccccgTGATGCCTCCAGCGTTAGAATAATTACGGGCATCGGAGTAATGGACGAAAAATAAGCTATCAGAGAATGTGAGGGTGAGTGTCTATGGTGGCTGCTGTGTATGGCTGCTGTAGTATTTAAGCTTTTTAAGTGAGTGCATGTTTGTAGAAATGAGTGTGTGGAGAGAGTAATCCTTAAACCTCTCTTCCTTGGTCTATTTTTAGGCCAACGATTAGGGTTTAAGATAGTGTACCTTGAATCCTGGTCATACACCTGTAGGGGTTGGACCCCCTACACGTGTCCTGGTGTCAGCGGGAgaatagtattttggaatgttcctgAATTTGTCTCAACCGTCCAATAGTTGACCGTTGGGTGCTATCCCTATCACCTGGGATGTCAGTCTGTTGCTTGTCCAGCAAGTGTCGGTTTGTACTCATATGGTCACCCGGGCGAGGGGGTCAATTGGATGTTTTGTGTCCGGGATTCTACCCAGGTTAGGATCTCTGTCCGA is a window from the Daucus carota subsp. sativus chromosome 8, DH1 v3.0, whole genome shotgun sequence genome containing:
- the LOC108197306 gene encoding wall-associated receptor kinase-like 8 yields the protein MAIHISTQVIDIFMHYSSKDMSINWSLQMMLLVMLFIKQGYAQNMRSVAKPGCEERCGSLLISYPFGMGPNCSANEAMEIFCNNGKAHLRDYHNNTLEVLEISVNKGTIRIKHTITTDCANKTNGSDIYIQYPFTYSATENRFVAMGCDNHALLASTESDFVAGGCVSLCNTSSTKNDNTCFGINCCQTSFREFSNGKDFMQTIRPLLNPASSSQASARCSKGPSRYGFIVDQDWFERLKDIYSVQIRKTVPVVLDWKRYSNCQFLFHRDKCGLHTSCKERLCSCDEGYEGNPYLREGCQDIDECTTYIPGSNLKRNKCEQSCTNTPGSYTCSCHDGYVLVGNINCVKLKGNHIVKKAAIIVTATCATLGVLLATTWWLYKVIRRRKLRKQLKKKFFERNGGLLLRQQVSSSEGNMETSKLFTSKELEKATDRYNVDRIVGQGGLGTVYKGMLTDGRIVAVKKSKIEDESKLEHFINEVVILSQINHRNIVKLYGCCLETEVPLLVYEFIPNGTLMQYIHDDNEYFPLTWDARVRVATEVAGALYYLHSVASIPIYHRDIKSTNILLDEKYRAKVADFGTSRSISIDQTHLTTRVQGTFGYLDPEYFQSSQFTDKSDVYSFGVVLAELLTGKRPILVARLDNEARSLATIFLMAMEENRLEKILDSRITDDGAKEQMIGFANIAYRCLNLNGRRRPTMKEVVAELESIKNTHGSATVRQHSKEFEYKINELSGSWVSDLTSTSSRSTVYKSLSVDTEPLMTNQ